The following coding sequences are from one Streptomyces angustmyceticus window:
- a CDS encoding DegT/DnrJ/EryC1/StrS family aminotransferase, whose translation MLDRSYVVPWGKRGSISAGAEAAVLTELARDTAPLPAGSRREAFERSFADTVGSRHAISVTSGTVALHLAVRLLGLAPGDEVIATPQTHRATVQPLCDHDVRVRFCDIDPATLNIDPAALEALITPRTRALLLVHYGGCPAEMDTIMALARRHGVVVLEDCAHALGARYRGRSPGSLADLATFSLRNAKNGALPGEGGVITCDRDDWAERLRRLRTADRDTRIARTPPAGAARPGLLPWTARTEPLHRGAPRRPGSDATMPDAVAALGQAQLTGLRAAVDRRRALAARLDEVLTRYPFVTPQSAPAHSEHAYHLYTCFADRQELRDQLVLALDRRGVEIQLRYFPQHLLPQWRHRGHLRGECPAAERSWFDQHLNLPCHPLLTPPQETYLVEALDASLAELNGGPPAPAPLPATACGRY comes from the coding sequence ATGCTGGACAGGAGTTACGTCGTGCCCTGGGGGAAGCGGGGCAGCATCTCGGCCGGCGCCGAGGCGGCCGTACTGACCGAACTGGCCCGCGACACCGCCCCCTTGCCGGCGGGCAGTCGGCGCGAGGCGTTCGAGCGCTCCTTCGCCGACACCGTCGGCAGCCGCCATGCCATCTCGGTGACCAGCGGAACCGTCGCCCTCCACCTCGCGGTCCGGCTGCTCGGCCTGGCGCCCGGCGACGAGGTGATCGCCACCCCGCAGACCCACCGGGCCACCGTCCAGCCGCTGTGCGACCACGACGTACGCGTCCGTTTCTGCGACATCGACCCGGCGACCCTCAACATCGACCCGGCCGCGCTCGAAGCGCTGATCACTCCTCGGACCAGGGCCCTGCTGCTGGTGCACTACGGCGGCTGCCCCGCGGAGATGGACACCATCATGGCGCTGGCGCGGCGGCACGGCGTCGTCGTACTGGAGGACTGCGCGCACGCGCTGGGCGCACGCTACCGCGGACGCAGTCCCGGCTCGCTGGCCGACCTCGCCACCTTCAGCCTCCGCAACGCCAAGAACGGCGCCCTGCCCGGCGAGGGCGGCGTGATCACCTGCGACCGGGACGACTGGGCCGAGCGGCTCCGCCGGCTGCGCACCGCCGACCGGGACACCCGGATCGCGCGCACCCCGCCGGCCGGGGCGGCGCGGCCGGGTCTGCTGCCGTGGACCGCGCGCACCGAGCCCCTGCACCGCGGCGCCCCACGGCGGCCCGGCAGCGACGCGACCATGCCGGACGCGGTCGCCGCCCTCGGGCAGGCCCAGCTCACCGGGCTGAGGGCCGCCGTCGACCGCCGCCGCGCACTCGCCGCACGGCTCGACGAGGTACTCACCCGCTACCCCTTCGTCACCCCCCAGTCGGCACCCGCACACAGCGAGCACGCCTACCACCTCTACACCTGCTTCGCCGACCGCCAGGAACTGCGCGACCAACTCGTCCTGGCCCTGGACCGCAGAGGGGTGGAAATCCAACTCCGCTACTTCCCCCAGCACCTGCTGCCCCAGTGGCGGCACCGAGGACACCTGCGCGGCGAGTGCCCGGCCGCCGAACGCAGCTGGTTCGACCAACACCTCAACCTCCCCTGCCACCCCCTCCTGACGCCCCCTCAGGAGACCTACCTCGTCGAGGCCCTGGACGCCTCACTGGCCGAACTGAACGGCGGACCACCAGCACCGGCACCACTGCCGGCGACGGCCTGCGGCCGGTACTAG
- a CDS encoding GNAT family N-acetyltransferase encodes MPEQRFVPADFVVPPSLAADGFRLEPLGPQHNDADHAAWTSSIEHIQATPGFHERGWPPPAGLSLAENLRDLKRHASDFEKRSGFTYTVLDDAGEVIGCVYIYPSRADERVADVRSWVRADHGDMDGPLHKTVAAWLASDWPFTKVRYRSGA; translated from the coding sequence ATGCCCGAGCAGCGCTTCGTCCCCGCCGACTTCGTCGTTCCCCCGAGTCTCGCTGCCGACGGGTTCCGCTTGGAGCCCCTCGGCCCGCAACACAACGACGCCGACCATGCCGCCTGGACGTCGAGCATCGAGCACATCCAGGCCACCCCCGGCTTCCACGAGCGTGGGTGGCCGCCTCCTGCGGGATTGAGCCTGGCCGAGAACCTGCGTGACCTGAAACGCCATGCGAGCGACTTCGAGAAGCGGTCCGGCTTCACGTACACGGTTCTCGACGACGCCGGAGAAGTGATCGGCTGCGTCTACATCTACCCGTCACGCGCGGACGAGCGCGTGGCAGATGTCCGCTCGTGGGTCCGCGCGGACCATGGTGACATGGACGGCCCACTGCACAAGACCGTGGCGGCCTGGCTGGCATCCGACTGGCCGTTCACGAAGGTCCGATACCGGTCAGGCGCGTAG
- a CDS encoding FAD-dependent oxidoreductase, giving the protein MHTPVTITGAGLGGLTLARVLHVHGIPVTVYEAESSPSARTQGGMLDIHDYNGQLALKAAGLMDEFHAIVIEGRQTMRLVEQDGTVLHEMADDGTGGRPEVQRGELRRILLDSLPAGTVRWGRKVSGIRALGEGRHEVTFADGGTVVTSLLVGADGAWSRVRPLLSDAVPEYAGTSFVETCLFDADTRHTGTAMVVGGGSMIAPSPGKEIFAHRESGDTLHAYVALSRPQDWFAALDFTDADADAAVARIAQEFEVWAPELTALITDADIPPVLRPHYALPAGHRWDRAPGATLLGDAVHLAAPNGEGANLAMLDGAELGEALAAHPDDIEAALTEYEQAMFARSTEAVTFEGTEVHGIDSENSTARTMLKMINEQG; this is encoded by the coding sequence ATGCACACGCCTGTCACGATCACCGGCGCCGGACTCGGCGGACTCACGCTGGCCCGGGTCCTGCACGTCCACGGAATCCCGGTCACGGTCTACGAGGCCGAGTCCTCCCCGTCGGCGCGCACGCAGGGCGGGATGCTCGACATCCACGACTACAACGGGCAGCTCGCCCTCAAGGCGGCGGGTCTGATGGACGAGTTCCACGCCATCGTCATCGAGGGCCGCCAGACGATGCGGCTCGTCGAGCAGGACGGGACCGTTCTGCACGAGATGGCCGACGACGGCACGGGCGGACGCCCCGAGGTGCAGCGCGGGGAGCTGCGACGGATCCTGCTCGACTCGCTCCCGGCCGGCACCGTCCGGTGGGGGCGCAAGGTCAGCGGCATCCGTGCCCTCGGTGAGGGCCGTCACGAGGTGACGTTCGCCGACGGCGGCACCGTCGTCACCAGCCTGCTGGTCGGCGCGGACGGTGCGTGGTCGCGGGTCCGGCCGTTGCTCTCCGACGCCGTACCCGAGTACGCCGGCACGTCGTTCGTCGAGACCTGCCTGTTCGACGCCGACACCCGGCACACCGGCACCGCGATGGTGGTCGGCGGCGGATCGATGATCGCGCCCTCGCCGGGCAAGGAGATCTTCGCTCACCGGGAAAGCGGTGACACCCTGCACGCCTACGTGGCATTGTCCAGGCCGCAGGATTGGTTCGCCGCCCTCGATTTCACCGATGCCGACGCCGACGCCGCGGTCGCGCGGATTGCCCAGGAGTTCGAGGTCTGGGCGCCGGAGCTCACCGCGCTGATCACGGACGCCGACATCCCGCCTGTCCTGCGCCCTCACTACGCCTTGCCGGCCGGGCACCGGTGGGACCGGGCGCCGGGGGCGACCCTGCTCGGCGACGCCGTCCACCTCGCCGCCCCGAACGGCGAAGGCGCCAACCTGGCCATGCTCGACGGTGCCGAACTCGGCGAGGCCCTCGCCGCGCATCCCGACGACATCGAGGCCGCGCTCACCGAGTACGAACAAGCCATGTTCGCCCGCAGCACCGAGGCCGTCACGTTTGAAGGCACCGAGGTTCACGGGATCGACTCCGAAAACAGCACAGCCCGGACCATGCTCAAGATGATCAACGAGCAGGGGTGA
- a CDS encoding dienelactone hydrolase family protein, with protein MADHDLTGFDRSTFTHDGATRRILRRGTGPAVIVIAEIPGITPKVLAFAERVAAIGCTAVLPVLFGTPGRDADPVSAGRLKAGLYTASSIWKVCMSREFTVLATGKTSPVVTWLRALAAYEHERCGGPGVGAVGMCLTGGFALAMAADERLVAPVLSQPSLPLPVTRSRAARIDISAEDLAAVRGRCERAGLGVMGLRFRSDKFVPDDRFAFLRRQLGSAFTAVELDDDAANPDAVMPPHSVLTEHLVDEPGQPTRAALDEVLDLFRTRLLDQHHDAPEQTPATPEDA; from the coding sequence ATGGCAGATCACGACCTGACCGGATTCGACCGCAGCACCTTCACCCACGACGGTGCCACCCGCCGGATCCTGCGGCGCGGTACGGGGCCCGCGGTGATCGTGATAGCGGAAATCCCCGGCATCACGCCCAAGGTGCTGGCGTTCGCGGAACGCGTGGCCGCCATCGGCTGCACCGCCGTGCTCCCGGTGCTCTTCGGGACGCCCGGCCGCGACGCCGACCCCGTGTCCGCCGGGCGGCTGAAGGCGGGGCTCTACACGGCCTCGTCGATCTGGAAGGTGTGCATGAGCCGGGAGTTCACCGTGCTGGCCACCGGGAAGACGTCCCCCGTGGTGACCTGGCTGCGGGCCCTGGCCGCGTACGAGCACGAGCGCTGCGGCGGCCCCGGCGTCGGAGCCGTCGGGATGTGCCTCACCGGCGGCTTCGCGTTGGCCATGGCGGCCGATGAACGCCTGGTCGCCCCGGTCCTGTCCCAGCCGTCCCTGCCGCTGCCCGTCACCAGGAGCCGGGCCGCGCGCATCGACATCTCCGCCGAGGACCTCGCCGCTGTCCGGGGGCGCTGCGAGCGTGCGGGCCTCGGGGTCATGGGCCTGCGGTTCCGCTCGGACAAGTTCGTTCCGGACGACCGGTTCGCCTTCCTGCGCCGCCAGCTCGGTTCCGCGTTCACGGCCGTCGAACTGGACGACGACGCCGCGAACCCCGACGCCGTGATGCCGCCGCACTCCGTGCTGACCGAGCACCTCGTCGACGAACCCGGCCAGCCGACCCGCGCGGCACTGGACGAGGTGCTCGACCTCTTCCGCACCCGCCTGCTCGACCAGCACCACGACGCGCCGGAACAGACGCCGGCCACTCCAGAGGACGCGTAA
- a CDS encoding S8 family peptidase, which translates to MAHKRSSKKRLVTAISAAVAATGIAAVTAVTAGASPAAEGKIYGAEAKGAVNGSYIVMLKKSVRTAESGDLASKYGGHVKRQYSSAIDGFSATGLNEDEAKQLAADPAVDKVVQNKKFHIDEAQANPPSWGLDRIDQTDTKGDKKYKYPESAGEGVTAYVIDTGIHISHKDFGGRASYGFNAIDKGGKAEDDNGHGTHVAGTIAGTEHGVAKKAKVVAVKVLDGQGSGTTEQVVAGIDWVTKNHKGPSVANMSLGGGVDEALDSAVKKAIDAGVTFGVAAGNESSDAGQSSPARVKEAITVASSTKDDEQSDFSNFGSAVDLYAPGSDITSDWNDGATKTISGTSMATPHVVGAAAVYLAGHKDAKPADVEKALTDGATSGKISNPSEGTPNKLLKVVE; encoded by the coding sequence ATGGCTCACAAGCGTTCCAGCAAGAAGCGGCTTGTCACGGCGATATCCGCCGCCGTAGCCGCCACTGGTATCGCCGCCGTCACCGCGGTCACCGCGGGCGCGTCGCCCGCCGCCGAAGGCAAGATCTACGGAGCCGAGGCCAAGGGTGCCGTGAACGGCAGCTACATCGTCATGCTGAAGAAGTCGGTCCGTACCGCCGAGAGCGGTGACCTGGCGTCCAAGTACGGCGGCCACGTCAAGCGGCAGTACTCCTCCGCCATCGACGGCTTCTCGGCAACCGGTCTGAATGAGGACGAGGCCAAGCAGCTCGCTGCCGATCCGGCCGTCGACAAGGTCGTGCAGAACAAGAAGTTCCACATCGACGAAGCCCAGGCCAACCCGCCGTCGTGGGGTCTGGACCGCATCGACCAGACGGACACCAAGGGCGACAAGAAGTACAAGTACCCCGAGTCCGCGGGCGAGGGCGTCACCGCGTACGTCATCGACACCGGCATCCACATCAGCCACAAGGACTTCGGTGGTCGCGCGTCGTACGGCTTCAACGCCATCGACAAGGGCGGCAAGGCCGAGGACGACAACGGCCACGGCACGCACGTGGCCGGCACCATCGCCGGGACCGAGCACGGCGTCGCCAAGAAGGCCAAGGTCGTGGCCGTCAAGGTCCTCGACGGCCAGGGCTCCGGCACCACCGAGCAGGTCGTCGCGGGTATCGACTGGGTCACCAAGAACCACAAGGGCCCCTCGGTCGCCAACATGTCGCTCGGCGGCGGCGTGGACGAGGCGCTGGACTCGGCCGTGAAGAAGGCCATCGACGCCGGTGTCACCTTCGGTGTCGCCGCGGGCAACGAGTCCTCCGACGCCGGCCAGAGCTCCCCGGCGCGCGTGAAGGAGGCCATCACCGTGGCCTCCAGCACCAAGGACGACGAGCAGTCCGACTTCTCCAACTTCGGCAGCGCGGTCGACCTCTACGCTCCCGGCTCCGACATCACCTCGGACTGGAACGACGGCGCCACCAAGACCATCTCCGGTACGTCCATGGCCACCCCGCACGTCGTGGGTGCCGCCGCGGTCTACCTGGCCGGCCACAAGGACGCCAAGCCGGCGGACGTGGAGAAGGCCCTGACGGACGGCGCCACGTCCGGCAAGATCAGCAACCCGAGCGAGGGCACGCCCAACAAGCTGCTGAAGGTCGTCGAGTAA
- a CDS encoding LacI family DNA-binding transcriptional regulator encodes MSSAQSEATMADVAQRAGVSVSTVSRTLRGLPTVSETTRARVEAAARELSFAITRSASSLVTGRTGRVAVLMPDLASWFLSSALSGMAPALREAGLELLVYSVTDVHERADFFDRLPARRNADALLVVSFSLSPAERARLDQLGMPLVFVSQHAPGRPSVYVDDEDAALRGTRHLINLGHRRIAFLQTSDTTGFAWSSKNRLTGHLRALAEAGLEHDESLVMSVPDWKGGGMAPAVGRLLSLPDPPTALFTETDDMAFRLLAALRDANVPVPGRVSVMGFDDHVMAAVMGLTTLAQPAVEIGRAAVRLTRAVIDDSDGAHERHIVLPTELVPRGSTGPPPGRG; translated from the coding sequence ATGTCCTCAGCGCAGAGCGAGGCCACGATGGCCGATGTGGCCCAGCGGGCGGGGGTTTCGGTGTCCACCGTTTCGCGCACCTTGCGCGGACTCCCGACGGTCTCGGAAACCACACGCGCCCGGGTGGAAGCCGCAGCCCGCGAACTCTCCTTCGCGATCACCCGCAGCGCCTCCAGCCTCGTCACCGGCCGCACCGGCCGCGTCGCCGTCCTGATGCCGGACCTGGCGTCGTGGTTCCTGAGTTCGGCGCTGTCCGGCATGGCCCCCGCGCTGCGCGAGGCGGGCCTGGAGCTGCTGGTCTACAGCGTGACCGACGTGCACGAACGGGCCGACTTCTTCGACCGGTTGCCTGCCCGCCGCAACGCCGACGCCCTGCTCGTGGTCAGCTTCTCCCTCTCCCCCGCCGAACGCGCCCGGCTGGACCAGCTCGGCATGCCCCTGGTCTTCGTCAGCCAGCACGCCCCGGGCCGGCCCAGCGTCTACGTGGACGACGAGGACGCCGCCCTGCGCGGCACCCGCCATCTGATCAACCTCGGGCACCGGCGGATAGCCTTCCTCCAGACCTCCGACACCACGGGCTTCGCCTGGAGCAGCAAGAACCGCCTCACCGGGCATCTGCGGGCCCTGGCCGAGGCCGGGCTGGAGCACGACGAGTCCCTGGTCATGAGCGTGCCGGACTGGAAGGGCGGCGGCATGGCCCCGGCCGTGGGCCGGCTGCTGAGCCTCCCCGACCCGCCGACCGCCCTGTTCACCGAGACCGACGACATGGCCTTCCGCCTGCTCGCGGCCCTGCGCGACGCCAACGTCCCGGTGCCGGGCCGGGTTTCGGTGATGGGCTTCGACGACCACGTCATGGCCGCCGTCATGGGCCTGACCACACTGGCCCAGCCCGCCGTCGAGATCGGCCGCGCCGCCGTCCGCCTCACCCGCGCCGTCATCGACGACTCCGACGGCGCCCACGAACGCCACATCGTCCTGCCGACCGAACTCGTCCCCCGCGGCAGCACGGGGCCGCCGCCGGGGAGGGGGTAG
- a CDS encoding class I SAM-dependent methyltransferase — MTGHQDETRAAYDGVVELYASMFANRLETQPFARNMIGTFAELVRGTGNPRAADVGCGPGHLTAMLHDLGLDAFGLDLSSAMVDHARRAHPALRFDEARMEALPIEDGALGGVLAHYSMIHTPPGELPALLAEQVRVLAPGGLLLVSFFGTDGPEPVRFDHKVAPAYSWPVDRFAQLLAGSGLDIVARLLHDPLSERGFLDAHLLARLP; from the coding sequence GTGACGGGGCACCAGGACGAGACCAGGGCGGCCTATGACGGGGTCGTCGAGCTGTACGCGTCGATGTTCGCCAATCGGTTGGAGACGCAGCCGTTCGCGCGGAACATGATCGGCACCTTCGCCGAGCTGGTGCGTGGGACGGGGAACCCACGGGCAGCCGACGTCGGGTGCGGACCCGGGCATCTGACGGCCATGCTGCACGACCTGGGGCTCGACGCCTTCGGGCTCGACCTCTCCTCGGCCATGGTCGACCATGCCCGGCGGGCCCATCCGGCGCTGCGATTCGACGAGGCGCGGATGGAGGCCCTGCCGATCGAGGACGGCGCGCTCGGTGGCGTGCTGGCTCACTATTCGATGATCCATACTCCGCCCGGGGAACTGCCCGCGTTGCTTGCCGAGCAGGTACGGGTTCTGGCGCCAGGGGGTCTGCTCCTGGTCTCGTTCTTCGGTACCGATGGACCCGAACCGGTCCGCTTCGACCACAAGGTGGCCCCCGCCTACAGCTGGCCGGTGGACCGGTTCGCGCAGCTACTGGCCGGGTCCGGTCTGGACATCGTCGCCCGGCTGCTCCACGACCCGCTCTCCGAACGCGGTTTCCTTGACGCCCACTTGCTGGCCCGGCTTCCCTAG
- a CDS encoding glycosyltransferase family 2 protein, producing MHTITVIVPAHNEEEGLPATLESLARQTVRPDRVLVVDDASTDRTGEVASSHGVTVLRPPHNLGSKAKAQNYALPRCSTDLVLAVDADTVLAPDYIETVLPAFDDPEVSVAAGTVRTRHTRTLWERGRSTEYLFGFHWHRPIQARANSPMVCSGCCSVFRRDDLMAFGGFPERTIVEDMDYTWSQQIAGRRAVYVSDAVALAADPEDLTYLRKQVWRWMAGFCQNVRLHLGRLVVRKPLLAVWVLLALLEILTAPLWWATPFVLAATVHEPLALAFAWWAGAELLLTIPPLLYAAHRRKLPVLGVLANIPCVYATKAVNLVYAWKALIVELLLVPLRLSRGLTVYEKGRADTVPTRTALAGG from the coding sequence TTGCACACCATCACCGTCATCGTGCCCGCTCACAACGAGGAGGAGGGACTGCCGGCCACGCTGGAGTCGCTGGCCAGGCAAACGGTCCGGCCTGACCGGGTCCTGGTCGTGGACGACGCCTCAACGGACCGTACGGGAGAGGTGGCGTCCTCACACGGAGTCACCGTACTGCGCCCGCCGCACAATCTCGGCAGCAAGGCCAAGGCGCAGAACTACGCCCTTCCGCGGTGCTCCACCGACCTCGTCCTGGCCGTCGACGCGGACACCGTCCTCGCGCCGGACTACATCGAGACGGTCCTGCCCGCCTTCGACGACCCGGAGGTCTCGGTCGCGGCCGGCACCGTCCGCACCCGCCATACCCGCACGCTCTGGGAGCGCGGCCGCTCCACCGAGTACCTCTTCGGCTTCCATTGGCACCGCCCCATCCAGGCCCGCGCCAACAGCCCCATGGTGTGCTCGGGTTGCTGCTCCGTCTTCCGGCGCGACGATCTGATGGCCTTCGGCGGCTTCCCCGAACGGACCATCGTCGAGGACATGGACTACACCTGGTCCCAGCAGATCGCGGGCAGACGCGCGGTCTACGTCTCCGATGCCGTGGCCCTCGCCGCCGATCCGGAAGACCTCACTTACCTGCGCAAACAGGTCTGGCGCTGGATGGCGGGCTTCTGCCAGAACGTCCGGCTGCACCTCGGTCGGCTGGTCGTCCGCAAACCCCTGCTGGCGGTCTGGGTACTCCTCGCCCTCCTGGAGATCCTCACCGCACCGCTCTGGTGGGCGACCCCCTTCGTGCTCGCCGCGACGGTCCACGAACCCCTCGCCCTCGCGTTCGCCTGGTGGGCAGGAGCCGAACTCCTACTGACGATCCCACCACTCCTCTACGCCGCCCACCGCCGCAAACTCCCGGTCCTGGGCGTGCTGGCAAACATCCCCTGCGTCTACGCGACCAAGGCCGTCAACCTCGTCTACGCCTGGAAGGCCCTCATCGTGGAACTCCTCCTGGTCCCGCTCCGCCTGTCCCGCGGCCTGACGGTCTATGAGAAGGGCCGGGCCGATACCGTGCCGACACGGACGGCGCTGGCCGGCGGATAA
- a CDS encoding MsnO8 family LLM class oxidoreductase, whose product MIEVPLSALEVAMVQAGTRAVETLRDTTAFAQELERLGYHRIWYAEHHHSPAIGAFPPIVLTAHAAASTSAIRLGSGGVLAPNHAPLTLAEQFGTLAALHEDRIDLGIGRGPGTFDEATARALRRGAGPTTDAEYHGDVAAVLSFLVDEVALGPLPEPWLLASSTAGAALAAELGLPIAVAHHIRPDNTRAVLERYRAGFAPSRWCEQPRVLLCVETVCAETEEEAAWRVGPMDVVKAGLLKGLSEIPFPAPADAAVHAFTAEERRALAGFRAQQAVGTPETVVHRLAQLAAETGADELMLTTPVYDLRDRLRSYDLIKKHAEATTTAT is encoded by the coding sequence ATGATCGAAGTACCTCTTTCAGCGCTGGAAGTCGCGATGGTGCAGGCGGGTACCCGAGCCGTGGAGACCCTGCGCGACACCACCGCCTTCGCGCAGGAGCTGGAGCGGCTCGGCTACCACCGGATCTGGTATGCCGAGCATCACCACTCGCCCGCCATCGGCGCGTTCCCGCCGATCGTGCTGACCGCGCACGCCGCCGCTTCGACCTCGGCCATCCGCCTCGGTTCGGGCGGTGTACTGGCCCCCAACCACGCGCCCCTCACCCTCGCGGAGCAGTTCGGAACGCTGGCCGCCCTGCACGAGGACCGGATCGACCTGGGAATCGGTCGCGGCCCCGGCACCTTCGACGAGGCCACCGCCCGCGCACTTCGCCGCGGAGCCGGGCCCACGACGGATGCGGAGTACCACGGCGACGTGGCCGCGGTCCTGTCCTTTCTGGTCGACGAAGTGGCACTCGGCCCCCTGCCGGAGCCGTGGCTGTTGGCCTCCAGCACCGCGGGTGCCGCGCTCGCCGCGGAACTCGGCCTGCCCATCGCCGTCGCCCACCACATCCGGCCGGACAACACCCGTGCGGTGCTGGAGCGTTATCGGGCCGGATTCGCCCCGTCCCGTTGGTGCGAGCAACCCCGGGTGCTGCTGTGCGTGGAGACGGTGTGCGCCGAGACGGAGGAGGAAGCCGCGTGGCGCGTCGGACCGATGGATGTCGTCAAGGCCGGGCTCCTCAAGGGCCTGAGCGAGATCCCCTTCCCCGCGCCCGCTGACGCGGCGGTCCATGCCTTCACGGCCGAGGAACGACGGGCACTGGCAGGCTTCCGCGCGCAGCAAGCCGTCGGCACACCGGAGACCGTCGTACACCGGCTCGCGCAACTGGCGGCCGAGACCGGGGCGGACGAACTGATGCTGACCACACCCGTCTACGACCTCCGCGACCGCCTTCGCTCCTACGACCTCATCAAGAAACACGCGGAGGCCACGACGACCGCAACTTAG
- a CDS encoding maleate cis-trans isomerase family protein produces MTDVTGPDDAQRMRVPHPRSRVGVVASFDFDRDREIWRWVPESASLFIARTDPVPFSDNLELVSSLNRPGCVDRPTREVCAIGSQVVTYLCTACSFVGGAAGERALRRAMRTAGAPQALTSAGSVVAALHALKARRIAVVHPYEPPVGKRLREYLTGEGLEVVSLTDLGLGSVHEIYDVSYEQVTAAVRAGIHPRAEAVFISCTALPTYDLISPLEAELGMPVVTVNQATIWAALRAVGERAVGPRQQLLTV; encoded by the coding sequence ATGACGGATGTGACGGGCCCGGATGACGCACAGCGAATGCGCGTCCCGCACCCCCGCTCCCGGGTGGGGGTGGTCGCGTCGTTCGACTTCGACCGGGACCGGGAGATCTGGCGCTGGGTGCCCGAGTCGGCCTCGCTGTTCATTGCGCGTACCGACCCTGTGCCGTTCTCCGACAACCTCGAACTGGTCTCTTCCCTCAACCGGCCTGGGTGCGTGGACCGGCCGACCCGTGAGGTCTGTGCGATCGGCTCCCAAGTCGTCACCTACCTGTGCACGGCGTGCAGCTTTGTCGGGGGAGCCGCCGGCGAGCGGGCACTTCGCCGGGCCATGCGTACCGCTGGTGCCCCGCAGGCACTGACGTCGGCCGGGTCGGTGGTGGCGGCCTTACATGCCTTGAAGGCGCGACGCATCGCCGTGGTGCACCCCTACGAGCCGCCGGTGGGCAAACGGTTGCGCGAGTACCTGACTGGTGAGGGGCTGGAGGTGGTGTCCCTCACCGACCTCGGCCTGGGCTCCGTTCACGAGATCTACGATGTGTCCTATGAGCAGGTGACCGCGGCGGTCCGAGCCGGAATCCACCCGCGGGCCGAAGCCGTGTTCATCAGCTGCACGGCCCTGCCGACCTACGACCTCATCTCCCCACTGGAGGCCGAGCTCGGCATGCCCGTCGTCACGGTCAACCAGGCCACGATATGGGCGGCCCTGCGCGCGGTGGGTGAACGCGCAGTCGGGCCTCGTCAACAGTTGCTCACGGTGTGA